The Vibrio tubiashii ATCC 19109 genome has a segment encoding these proteins:
- a CDS encoding NADPH-dependent 2,4-dienoyl-CoA reductase: protein MSTMYPNLLQPLDLGFTQLRNRVLMGSMHTGLEEHKEGLGKLAAFYAERAKGGVGLIVTGGFSPNLRGRLHPFSAEFSKAKHAKAHKVVTEAVHQHGGKIALQLLHAGRYAMHPFAQSASSIKAPIARFAPSEMSTRQIKKTIDAFANSAALAQQAGYDGVEVMGSEGYLLNQFICKRTNTRYDEWGGSYENRIRFPLEVVKAIRQAAGKEFIIIFRLSMLDLVEEGSTFDEVVMLAKELENAGVTIINTGIGWHEARIPTIATQVPRGAFTWVTEKVRPHVNVPIVTCNRINTPEEAENILASGHADMVSMARPFLADPHFVIKAEQNRSQMINTCIGCNQACLDNVFKGKRAGCLVNPLACRETELTVTPTDVKKNIAVVGAGPAGLACATTLAERGHHVDLFERNDRIGGQFRLAMQIPGKEEFRETIRYFANRIDETGVKLHLETDANYDLLAEYDEVVMASGVEPRKVNIDGIETPEKVVDYQTLIKEKTYVGNKVAIVGAGGIGVDVATMLTEPAGHNLDDWLHEWGIDKEISHPGGLFPYPDSMSDKTVWVLQRRKGRVGKGPGKTTGWIHKRTLEKRGVNLLGGVSYDKIDQQGLHISVDDKQQLLDADTVIICAGQESVRPFENQWHLLGDKLHVIGGADYAGELDAVRAIKQGVELAVKL, encoded by the coding sequence ATGTCTACCATGTACCCGAATTTACTTCAGCCACTGGATCTAGGATTTACCCAACTACGCAATCGAGTGTTAATGGGTTCTATGCACACCGGATTAGAAGAACATAAAGAAGGGCTGGGTAAGCTCGCAGCCTTTTACGCAGAACGTGCAAAAGGTGGAGTAGGGCTCATTGTAACAGGCGGATTTTCACCGAATCTACGTGGTAGATTACACCCGTTTAGTGCTGAATTTAGTAAAGCGAAACATGCAAAAGCACATAAAGTCGTTACTGAAGCCGTGCATCAACATGGTGGTAAAATCGCGCTTCAGTTACTTCATGCGGGCCGATACGCGATGCATCCTTTTGCCCAAAGCGCGTCTTCGATTAAGGCCCCAATTGCTCGCTTCGCCCCAAGTGAAATGAGTACTCGCCAAATCAAAAAGACCATTGATGCCTTTGCCAACAGTGCGGCCCTTGCGCAGCAAGCAGGTTACGATGGCGTTGAAGTCATGGGCTCAGAAGGTTATTTGCTGAACCAGTTTATCTGTAAGCGTACCAATACACGTTATGACGAATGGGGCGGCAGTTATGAAAATCGCATTCGTTTCCCTCTTGAGGTGGTGAAAGCGATACGCCAAGCAGCAGGAAAAGAGTTCATCATCATTTTCCGCCTTTCAATGCTGGATCTGGTTGAAGAAGGCAGTACTTTTGATGAAGTGGTTATGCTGGCAAAAGAGCTAGAAAATGCAGGTGTGACGATTATCAACACGGGTATTGGTTGGCATGAAGCTCGGATTCCAACCATCGCGACTCAGGTGCCTCGCGGGGCATTTACTTGGGTAACAGAAAAGGTACGCCCTCATGTCAATGTGCCTATCGTGACCTGTAACCGTATTAATACTCCAGAAGAAGCCGAAAATATTCTCGCCAGTGGCCATGCTGATATGGTTTCGATGGCACGACCGTTCCTCGCTGATCCACACTTTGTAATCAAAGCTGAGCAGAATCGCTCTCAAATGATTAATACGTGTATCGGTTGTAACCAAGCGTGTCTAGACAATGTGTTTAAAGGCAAGCGAGCTGGTTGCTTGGTGAATCCACTTGCCTGTCGAGAAACAGAACTAACGGTGACACCGACCGATGTGAAAAAGAACATTGCCGTTGTTGGTGCAGGACCAGCTGGATTGGCGTGTGCGACAACATTAGCTGAAAGAGGGCATCATGTTGACCTGTTTGAGCGTAATGACAGGATTGGTGGACAGTTCCGTTTAGCAATGCAAATTCCGGGTAAAGAAGAGTTCAGAGAAACGATTCGCTACTTTGCCAATAGAATTGATGAGACAGGGGTGAAGCTTCACCTTGAAACCGATGCTAATTACGACCTTCTTGCTGAATATGATGAAGTGGTGATGGCATCAGGGGTAGAGCCTCGTAAAGTCAATATTGATGGTATCGAAACGCCAGAAAAAGTGGTCGACTACCAAACGCTTATCAAAGAGAAGACTTACGTTGGTAACAAGGTTGCGATTGTTGGTGCTGGTGGTATCGGTGTTGATGTGGCGACCATGTTGACTGAACCTGCTGGACACAATTTGGATGATTGGTTGCATGAGTGGGGTATTGATAAAGAGATCTCTCACCCAGGGGGACTATTCCCTTATCCTGACTCAATGAGTGATAAAACCGTTTGGGTACTCCAGCGCCGCAAAGGTCGCGTAGGTAAAGGGCCGGGTAAAACAACGGGCTGGATTCATAAACGTACTTTAGAGAAACGTGGCGTGAACTTACTAGGCGGCGTGAGCTATGACAAAATAGATCAGCAAGGCTTACATATCAGTGTCGATGACAAGCAACAATTGCTAGATGCCGATACGGTTATCATTTGTGCGGGTCAGGAATCGGTTCGACCATTTGAAAATCAATGGCACCTATTAGGCGATAAACTCCATGTGATAGGTGGTGCTGATTACGCAGGTGAATTGGATGCGGTGCGTGCGATTAAGCAGGGTGTAGAGCTCGCAGTTAAGCTGTAA